In the genome of Vanacampus margaritifer isolate UIUO_Vmar chromosome 1, RoL_Vmar_1.0, whole genome shotgun sequence, one region contains:
- the LOC144037344 gene encoding uncharacterized protein LOC144037344 — protein sequence MFSELSSVSQEQQGALSELFNRVSFMQNFLMMEAHSVTSCLYSAAALCASFLLTATQRSSRARLPLMVLVCMNFYLERKIYQYVITSDHPKHKHMDVVSVYADVLRWCMMVVAVFVLLWVCARYTDPSQQCLLVLQQLQDTQYRLQEALQRAATSWAPPKRAGGGGVRRIRPPKPPPTPPGPRRGSPPGYRGLPEVPGGPPERGGHNTNPAHSPGPRSAETRATDRTPGLGEGEEGGQGRGRGRGKETTGRAGGSGRAAERGGEEEEGRRGRRDREAEDGRGEVKRERKQGGGRGRGEGTTGHPGGPQAPTRVAGPRATDRAGAAPPRTPGRAPQHSTPHETQGTTKTQPPPSSQQRGRPAHAQPGGTAPVELVPWHAVNPNISP from the exons ATGTTCTCTGAACTGAGCAGTGTCTCTCAGGAACAGCAGGGGGCGCTCTCAGAACTCTTCAACAGAGTTTCATTCATGCAGAACTTCCTGATGATGGAGGCACATAGTGTCACTTCTTGTTTGTACAGTGCTGCCGCCCTCTGTGCCTCCTTCCTTCTCACTGCAACACAGCGCTCCTCCAGGGCCAG GTTGCCGTTGATGGTTCTAGTGTGTATGAACTTCTATTTGGAGAGAAAGATCTACCAATATGTGATAACTTCTGATCaccccaaacacaaacacatg GACGTGGTCAGTGTTTATGCCGACGTGTTGAGGTGGTGCATGATGGTCGTCGCAGTGTTTGTTCTGCTCTGGGTGTGTGCGCGCTACACGGATCCCAGCCAGCAGTGTCTTTTGGTCTTACAGCAGCTCCAAGATACACAATATCGCCTGCAAGAGGCACTGCAGCGAGCAG cgaccagctgggccccccccaaacgggcggggggggggggggtgaggcgcatccgcccaccaaaacccccacccaccccaccgggaccccggcggggctcgccccccggataccggggcctgcccgaagtgcccggaggcccaccggagcggggcgggcacaacaccaatcccgcccactcccccggcccccggagcgccgagacccgggccacggaccgaacccccggcctaggggagggggaggagggcggacaggggagggggaggggacgggggaaggagacgacaggaagggcaggaggcagcggcagggccgcagagagagggggagaggaggaggaagggcgacgagggagaagggacagggaggcggaggatgggcggggagaggtgaagagggagaggaagcaagggggaggaagggggaggggagagggaaccacggggcaccccggcggcccacaggccccgacccgcgtcgccggacccagagcgacggaccgcgccggggcggcgccgccccggacaccagggagagccccgcaacacagcaccccccacgagacccagggaacgaccaagacgcagccgccacccagcagccaacagaggggcagacccgcccacgcccagccaggggggacagcacctgtagagttagtcccctggcatgcagtgaatccgaatattagcccttag